The genomic window CCTGAAGACCAATCTCCTCAGCATACGGCAGCACAAACAAGTCACCGACAGTGGAAACTGtggccttgccatccagGAGAGACTTGGCAGCCTGCGGCACAATGGACGTTAGTTTCTCGCCCTAACAGCATTGTATAGTATAGTGTGATACAAGAACAGGCCGTAACTTACAGTCTTCAGTTTATCAGCAGTAACGCCATCAATTCCCTTGGCGAGAGCGGCGAGTTCGGAAGCCTTGCCGCTATTGACAAGGCCGGACCCGGCCTGCAAAAGGCTAGGTGAACGCAGCTGAGCCTTCTCCAGAATGTCGAACTTGGCATTGGCAACGGCCTTGGTAATGTCCTCCTTGCTAACGGTGCCGTCAGCAATGCTCTTCAGggccttggccgtctccTCAGCACCCTTGCGCACAGAGGCAGCGGTGCCGGACAGCTGGACGGTCAAGAGACCAGCATCAGAGTAAGCGAGGTTGGAagcagagacagagagacCAGATGTTCCAGCGGTAGCCTTGGAGAGCAGGCTGAAGCCAGGAGACCACTTGATTGTGGGCTGACCACCAAGCAGAGCAGCCAAAACGGCAATCTCGGGCTTGGAGCCAGAGGCATCGGATCCAGGGAAAGCAATGACCATGGCGTTGCCGCCAGGGTGACTTGTTCGCTGTTCACCACCGTGGTACTTTGAAGCCTCAGCCTTGAGGGTCTGGCCGTTCAGAGATTTGGCAGGCACGTCCTTGAAGAACTGACCGACCCAGTTGGTTAGGGCATCAGTGGAGGCACCATCGGCGACGATGGCAATATTAGGTTTAGAGTACACGACATCGGCGTAGCTAGCAATGTACTCCTCGTTGAGATACTTCTGGACGGGTGATAGGGACGAGGGATAGACTGAagcaccaaggccattgtggAAGGCAACCGCGTGAGCGTTGTCCAAGGCAAGAGCAGCAACGTTAGCGTTGAGTGCGGCCTGCTTGAGGTGGAGAACCCGCTCGACATCTTCGTGGAACTCATGAGCTATAGTTGGTGTTAGCCTGTATCGCATTGAGAATCAATTCGCGGCTACCGATGTCTCACTGGTGTACTTGGTCATGGAGACCACTTCGGCGAGGAGTTCGGCAAAGTAAGGTAGATCCTCGCGGAGGAAGCTGGCCTCAAGGACGAGAGCCTCTCTGGTATGAGAGGCATTCAATTGGCCGCCAAGAAGTTCGGATTCACGAGTGATACGGAGCGCAGATCGTCGTTGGGTGTTCTGATGGCACAAGCAAGTTAGCTCGGGTGTCATTTTTGAGCGTAGGTATCAGGTCGTTGCGGGAAGACATGCCTTGAAGGCGAACTCCTCAAGACCGACAGTCAAGCCGGGTAGTGGCTGGTATCGCGTACCAGCCTTGGCAACAATGGCCAGTTTGGTAGTCGGACCATGAGCATCCCTTGAAGCAACCTTCAACCCGGACACATCCGTCGTCTCGAAGGCTCCCGtcgcggcagcggcagcgaaCCCACGGCGCTGCAAGGACTGGACGCTGCAGGGCCGACGGACGGCCTGCTGCGCGCTTTTGGCGAGAGACGATCTCGAGATCATTGTCGAGGGTGAGGGCGCAGGCAATTGGATATCCTTCGGCCGTCGTGGTGCAGCAATTGGATCTCAAAAAGAAGTGCCTCGTTCGTTCAACGAACCAGCTCCCGTCTAATTTTCGGCCTCGGGGATTGATTGGGAATCACGTGATTGGATGATCAACTCTAGGCCTGCCACTGGTTGCCAGCTTCATGCGGGTACCTTCAAACCAAGTagcactacggagtaccaggcATATTCCGATAGTAGTGGAGTATCatgtctactccgtactttggCCTTCAAAGTTCCGACCACGTGAAGGAAGTCGAAGGTACCTAAAGTGGCTATAAGTAGGTGCTGGATTGAACCCTTGGCACAGTAAACCACAATAAAACCAATATCAATGGCAATCTGGTTTATTGCTCGCATGACAACTTAACTCGAGTGCTCCAACCCTAGTGCCATGTCCTACACAAATTTTGGATGTACTACTTAATAACCTAAATTGCATCGTCGGGAATCAACGTGTATAGCATCTCGACATGGTTTTCAAAATCCACGTGTTCTTACGTCAACTTCCAGTTGCATCTTACAGGCTCCAGCCCGGTACAGTATTATTTTTGCCGGTGGTGAATGAAGTTTTGATTCAGCGACATGAACCCAAGGCCAGGATGGCTACCCTATAGAAACATGTGACTGGCTTGCCTTGATGAGAGCTAAGCCCTGCCTTGCCCCTGGAGTTACTGGTGGTGCTATTTGTTCGTTGTGTCCTCATAATTGGTGATGAATATAAATCAGCTTACTCCGATGGTTGGACGATGCGTACCTGTTGGTTGGGTTAACTGGCGTAGCGTTTCTTGAGTTGTCTGGAAGTTCTGGAGACTACCACTAGTAACGGAGTATGTACTTACATATttcgatacggagtagcttgTTAGAAGTTCTCCTGCGGACAAGATATGATGTGAAATACGCAATTGAAGTGGTGGCCACCTTCACGTAGATTTCGCTAAATTTGGTTGAATTACAACTTTGTAGAGCAGCTGCAACTGCGACGGGTCGCGATACAGAGTATTGGGGTTGAATGAGGGTCTGGCTGCTTGCAGCCTTCGATGCATGTCCGACGCCACAGCCTAGACGCTCAGCCACATCAAGTTACTCTGTCCTCCGTCCGGAGTACTTGCGCAGTAACAGGTTGGTTCCATTCACCACCTGGGAAAAATTGGCAAATCCGCAACCCGTCAATTGACTGTTTTTTCTTTACGAAACCCTCCGCACCTCAACATTCATTACCTTTCATCTACTTGTGTCACAAGCGAAATCCAACGGCACCAAAGTTGGTCGGCacccttttttcttttaaattaCATATTGCAGTTCAATGCCGTACAGGTAGTCATAGTGGTAGCTCTAGAGATTGTGAGAGCATCTCTAGGAGCAGAGCAATGCTTGTCGTTAGTCTTCGCTGAGCTCCAGCCGTGCGTCGTCAAATGGGCTGTCGCGGGACAAGGCTGACATGTTCACAAACAGACCAAACATGCCGCAGAGCTTTGTGCTCTCCTAGTCAACGATCTTTTTGGCGAACTCCCATCCGTAGGTTCTTCCTCAACCCACTTCGGGTTTTGCGGTGTTGTGCTTGTCGCGGGGCTGACTTTTCTTCGCTTCTCCCAACAGCGCCTTTTGGTCGCGCTCTTCACCAAGGGCCGATGCACACTTTCACAGCTCGTTCAACATGTATCGCTCGGACCACGGCATCTTCGGAACGGCCTGGGTGTTTTGATTCAACAGAATCTCCTCTACCACTACACTGACCCTGATACGGGAGGAACCAGCTATGAAGCCAACTCGGATGCCTGCTACAACCTCGTGCGATCCGGTAAAATACTGGAGGTCATCAACAGTCAGTATGGCACAGCCGAGAGAGACCTTGTCCAAACCCTCATGCAACTGGGCTATGCTAGAGTAGCGGACCTTACACATGCGTTTACGTCTCGAGCTCCCAAAACCAATGGACATACGAACGGATCACATGAGTCATCATCTGGCCTCATAGAGTCTAAGAACCATCTGAACTCGGCACTGTCACGGTTAATACAGGCAGAAATACTGGAAACCGTTCGCCCCGATTCATTTCGCAATCCTGCTGAGGTGTATCGCGAAATTGAAGCTGATGTTACGAAGACAGCTCCCGGGGAAAAGGCGAGCAAGAACAAAATAGAACAGCATATGCAGATTGTGGAGCGGTTCAAGACATTCCGTGACCAGAGCAAGGCCCTCAAACGGCAGCTAGATCAGACTTCCGGACCTTCTACAAAGAGAAGGAGGCTACAAAATGGCTCAAGGCATTCAGATCCTTTTGATGATGATATCGAGTTGAATGTACGTCTAACTCGACTGCAAAatcttttgcttcttcctttttttttttaaaaaaaaaaattcataTAGCACGAGAGTTACTAATGCCATATCTACCAGCCCAATGTTGTGGTTCGAGTCAATCATGAAAAGTGCTTGGTTGAGCTTCGCAACCAAAGACTTGCCGATTTCGCGGCAGATATGCTTGGCGAGACTACAGGCCATGTTTACCGGTCCCTGCTAGATTTACTGACAGCAAAGgtctccagatgtcgagcaGATCCTTTGGTTGGTGAAGAGAACAAAGGACCACAGCCCAGCGTCACCACATTGCAAATATACGAAAATTTGAGCGATGAAGTCAAGGTTCTCGGCGGTATTGGAAAGGCTCCAAAAGATAAGATAGATTTTGATAGTGCCGAGAAGATAAGATCGGGACCTTATTCCTATGACAGCGATtcggatgaggaagacgagccaGAGGTCAAGGCTGCTCCTGTCCCTCGCGGACGTTTGGCTagagctgcagctgcagctgcggccgcggccgcagcctCAGCCAAAGAAAGCGAAGACGAGGGATCTGAGGACGATATTGATGTCCAGGGGGGCCATACACATACCAACGGCGACAGGTCAACCAAGGTCAAATTCGAGGATGGGGCTATAGCTAAAGACAGTCGTCTGGACCAGATGCGCCAACATCTTCTGTTACTGGCCGAGAGCAAGCATCGTTTTGTACGTCACTGTGGAACTCAGGGCCGGGGCCAGTGGACCGTGGACTTTGAGTTGTTGATGGACCGGCTCCGTGAGTCTGAGCTTGACGCATACATTGAGCAGTCGTTCGGACGTCATGGCCTTCGTTTGACACGAATTCTGCGGGAGAAGGGGAAACTTGACGAGAAAATGCTCCCGTCAGCTGCCCTCATGAAGAAAGGTGACGTCCAAGGGAAAATGCTAGCGATGCAAATGGCAGGGTTGGTGGATGTTCAGGAAGTGCCGAAGGACAATAGCAGACTGGCCAACCGAACTTTGTTCTTCTGGTTTTTCGACGGCGAACGAGTTCAGTCGCAATTGTTGGATGATGTCTACAAGGGTATGTTACGGTGCCTGCAAACATTGGATGTGGAGCGGCATAAGGAGCGCAACATTCTCACGTTTGTGGAGCGAAAGGACGTCAAGGGCAAAGAGGAAGAAGTGATGACTGCGGAGCATTATAACAAATATAACCGACATTTGGAAGGCCAGCAGAAACTGCTCGGCCAGGTGATGCGGCTGGACGACATGGTTGCAGTGTTTAGAGATTATTGAGGATACCAGCGGGCGGGCGACGCTTGACGTTGTTACACCACGACCACTACCCCTAGACGGAtggatatatatactatatactATCCCTTTTGAGGAGGCTATATTTTATGTAACATGTATGCCAATTTAACCTTGTTGTGGAGAATAATTTGAGGGCATTGTCTGATGATTGTTGTTTGGGGTCGTGGTTGGTTTGTAGCCAGGCATGCCTACATGCATcgcgccatttccgtgtgatCTTGCGAGGAATAGTTGTAGCACATTGTCACACAGAACCACAGTCGCTTCCTTCCTCAGCAATTAATCCTTCCTTCCTCAACAGGTCGGTTTCGAgcaacaaaaacaaaacacaGTCATGGCTGGCTACTTCTATACATATCATCAATGATATTAATAGTGCTATAATGAGGCAGAGCCATTTATCTTGTCATACCCTCAGTGTGAGCCTAAAAGTGGTGGTCATAACTCGTagattgccgaggaggagaggacatggacatttGATACTAGAGTGACGAATTGTCCGGTGTGCCATGCACGCAATTGCGCCGTGCATTTCAGTGTTGCTaccagaacattgaaccagacggTACTTCGCGTCTCTGGCGCAACCACCGACCATTAACATGTGACCAATGCAGTGGACGTAGCGCTGACTGGTCCCCTCGCCCGGCCACCCGGCCACCCGGCCACAGGTACCTAGCGCACTAGTAGGGTCAATAGCACCTGAACTcaggaacattgaactgtCAAAAGTCGGCTCAAGGGGCCCAATGTTCCCCACGTTCAGCGAGGAAGCTGGCAAAAGCACTGACCCCAACCATCCGCTGTCGCCAGCTCCCGATCTCGGGAACCACACGCCAGGGCACGCCTACGCCATTCAAAAAATTTCCCCATCCGTCATCAGCCCATTTCCCCCAGAGACGACGTTTTTTTCTCTCACTCCTCATTGCTTTCAGTTCATTGTGACAACTCCAACCGCCAGATCGGCCAGCGGGAGACCCTTCGCATTCCCATCGCCCCGAACCGCCTCACAATGTCTCCCCCGACTGGAAATGCAGGCCTCGAAAAGGAGTCTAACTTGGCCAGACTCCTTGGCTCAGGTACACCATTCGCCAATTGCAAGCTCCGAAGTCCTCAACCTACTGGAGTACCCGAGGCTTTGTGAGCTTACCCAGGGTCTGATGCATGTGTACTGACCGGTTGCAGGCTCCGCTGGTATCGCCGAGTTGGCAATTTTTCACCCCGTACGGCAAAATCTGGACTCTTGGCAACCAGACGGTGGTTGTTGAGACATGCTGACATGATTTGCCCAGGTTGATACGATTGCGAAGCGATTAATGAGCAACCAGACACGAGTAAGGAGAATTCTGACACAAGATGCTGCGCACCTCTGCATATCACATACACTGGGGATAAGAAACTTGCCACGGACCAGCTGACAATGCGATTTCTCACAACCCCCAGGTTACCGGTGCGAGCCAATTGAACCAGGTTATtttcaaggacaaggctaGCGCTCCTTTGGGTCGAAAGTTCATCTCGCTGTTCCCAGGTCTCGGTTACGCAGCCGGTTACAAGGTCCTTCAAAGAATTTACAAGTATGGCGGTCAGCCTGTTGCACGCGACTATTTGGCCAAACACTATGGAAAGGACTTTGAGTCGGCTTTTGGCAAAAAGACTGGCAAGGCCATCATGCACTCTACTGCTGGCAGGTGAGCGGACCCcccgtcgccgtctcccAGGTTGCTCGATGGGGTTTGCCATGGAAAAAGGTAAAGAAACAACAGGAACTAATCATGTTTGTGCTGCAGTCTAATTGGTATCGGTGAAATCGTCCTTTTACCTCTCGACGTCCTCAAGATCAAGCGCCAGACAAACCCCGAGGCTTTCAAGGGCCGTGGTGTCCTCAAGATTGTTGCTGACGAAGGGTTTGGGCTATACCGTGGTTGGGGATGGACGGCTGCCCGTAATGCGCCTGGTTCATTCGCGGTATGTTAAGTCCTGGGTCACCTTTATTTGCGCCACCCGGCTCGTAGACTGATGATGCGCCTTTCGCAGCTTTTTGGCGGTTCTGCTTTTGCCAAGGAATACATGTTCCATCTCCAAGATTACAACAAGGCTACGTGGTTCCAAAACTTTGTTGCTTCAATTGCCGGCGCTTCAGCTTCACTTGTTGTCTCTGCTCCTCTCGATGTCATCAAGACTCGAATCCAGAACCGCAACTTTGACAATCCGGAGAGTGGATTCcgcatcttggccaacatggctcGCAAAGAAGGTTtctcgagcttcttcaaggGCCTGGTTCCCAAGGTAAATGAATGGTCCCTTCGATGCCTGCGTCATATGAACTCCTCTGGCTCTCTACCAAACCGTTAACGATTGCTGACATCTCTATCAGCTTCTCATGACCGGTCCCAAGCTCGTCTTCTCTTTCTGGCTTGCTCAGACACTCATCCCCGCCTTCGATGTTGCCTTCTCCAAGAAGTAATAGGCCAAATGCCACTCCTGCTATTTTACAATCTGGAAATGCTTTGTAATGGGAATGGATTTTTTCTGACGTTTATGTATATACACATATTTTTTTGTGGATGTGAGTTGGATGGGCCGGAAAAATAAGCTTGTTTGGCATTTGATGACGGTAGACTACTGCTCTTGGCTATTTGCAAATAGATGGAGCGAGGGTTCGACGAGTCGGAATTACGAATGTGGATAGATAACTCAGCTCCAAAATCATGGCCTATTGAGATGATCAAGACCTATGTAACACTCACCAGAGACCATTTCAATGTCCGTGGCACGTTTGTAATTGAAACATCTGGGGCGAACATTACCGCCCCGAGCTCATCAAGCAAGGCGACTGAAACTTGCCTGTTTTCGGGCAGCTTATCGTCTCTGTTTTTTCTGCTTCATATGCTTTCCATAAAGCTGACCGTCTGGTCTATGTGGAGGTTTTCCAACACTACACGGCCTGCTTCGTGTTCTAAGCATGCAATCCAGCCGTAAACTTTTTGGTCCAAAGTGCTTAGTCTCTTGCCTCATAAACTTGCGACAAGTATGCTGCGTCCCCGAATGTCTTGGGAGCAAAGCCAGGCTTCGGACAACCATTCATCATGCTTTTGTTCTTGCGAACATGGAGTGGGCCACACCGCAATTCCTCTTAGAGGACAGTCACTTGACGGCATCTAGAATGTTCTTGAGGCCATGGTTTTATGTGACAGTGCCTCTGGGTAAACATTGCTACAGTGCAGCCGAGGGGAGACGATTCCGTGACCGCAGAGTGTCTCATGCACTGGAGACAGAGCCTACACAACACCATTGTAAACAAAGGACAACGCGGCGTCCACGTTGCACAACTCACGTCATCGAGCCGCTAAAGAACTCAAAGCGCACGTACACCTAGGACTAACATGTACAAGACGGAGAGCACAATGGACGATATCGCCCGCGTATCGAGCTCTTGCCTCTCCGCGACTCCATGCCGACAAGCTCCAGCCCAAAGACCATCCGTCGTCCACGTCACGCATAGCTGCAGCTTCGTAGCGAATGGGCGCGCGACAACTATGGACATGTATGCACAAGGACCACACACTTTTTGCGTATCCTCTcacaaaaggaaaaaaaaaagataaaagaTCTGAAATGTACCTTCCAGCCCAGGTCGTATGGAGTGTTACACGCGTGGCTTGGACAATGGCCCCTCGTTCCCGCCCGTTGCCCCCCGCAACAGTCAGTGCTCCAACGTAAACATGGCGCCCGCCTTGCAGCCCAATGGCTGGGCGGGCTACTGAGCCGTCGTCAACAATCCGGGGCCCTTCAAAGCTATCAATTTGCCGCTCCTTCCTCCCCGGTCTGCCCAAGTCTGTCTCCATCCTCTGATTACCGATTTGCGAACCAAGACAGGATTATGAAGAGACGATCTTGACACTTTTTGACTTTACATCTTGCGAGTcctgttttttgttttgttttgatTACATTACACGATACCAATTTTGTATAGCTTGGTGGACATAATTCGATCCCAAAAAGAGTAAGCGGCTGCTGTCCGCATTCCTCGTCAGTCCACATCGCATTCCTCAACAAAACATCACGGAACAAAGGGTCTCTTGAAGCAGAGGACCCGGTATTCCTCGAAGATGTCACTGTCAGATTGGGACTCGACTTCGTCCCGAGATGGAGAGAGATACCTAAAACACCAACATTCTGCTTCTTCGGACCACGGCGCGCGAGCTCTCGTTCCTATGTGCGTAATTGTAGCGTTTTTCTCTTTCAAACCCATCCCACTTCCTTCTCTTTCGTGCTTCTTTACTTTTTTCCTTCTATCCGGATAAAACTTACCCCATttttttctaaaaaaaattcCATGTTCATCTCGGCGACGCGAGACTAACACCCAGCAGGTGGGATAGCTCAGATCCTGAACGAGCTCCGCCGCCTCTACCACTGAACCCCCAGTCGCCCGTCTTGACTTCGCGTGCCGGCACATCGAGCGCCATTCAATCTGCGCATGCTGCCTTGAACGAGAGGGCGCGGGAAAACAGTGCCGTTGTCAGGCGCGGCGACGGATCACCAGAGAGAGCCCTCGTCAAGGGCGCTTCACATCGCCGTTTGCAGTCGCTACAGCCTGGTTCTGTACGAGACTTGAGCTTGATGATTGAAGGAAACTGGAGCAAACAAGACCTCAGACCCTCAACACCTACAACACCGCGGGAATTACCGCCCGAGCCGAGGTCTGACGGAGACTCTGCCAATTCAACCCCGATTCCGGGACCCAGCTTGACGCCTATTTTGAGGCCGACGGCCAGACGGCTTCCCCAGCAGAGCATACTGGGCGAGAATACGCCACCCCAGAGCTCGACTATGCTGGCTCTGCAAAACATGGGCAGCAAATCTGCTTCAAGAGAGGCAGAGTCTGCTCTGTCTAACATCACAAACGGCTCCACGCCTAAGCAACCTCCCTATTCCGATGATGTATCCGCTCAACTTCTTACGCTCACAAACATTGCGACATCTCTGCAGAAGGAGATGTCGGCTTTGAGTCGGCGAAGTCGGGACAATGCTACTGATTTACTAAGCTTGAAGGAGGCGACCAAGTCCAGAGATGAGGACGTCAGGAAGAGCCTCAGAGAGCTTGTGGGCAACATTAACGAGCAGTCCAGTCGGATCACCTCCTTCAATGGTCCGTATCTTGATAACAAGCCCTTTGGCTCACCTCCCACGCATTCACGAGCGTTTCAACTTCCCCGGATACCATCACCAAAGAGCTTTGCTGAATCGATTGACCGTGGCTCCATCAGCACACCTTCTTTGTCCGGAGTAGACACATCTGCTTCACTCATACTTTTGGAGAAAATTTGGAATGGGCTCGGCACTAAAGAAGGACAAGAGTCACTGGTTGGCTTGCTTACCCAGTTGTCCCAGAAACTTTCTGGGCTAGCTACCTCTGCCAAGGTCGACGAGCTGGCAGAGTACATTCGTTCGCAATCAGAGAATGCTGTTGTACTTGGAAGCGCAACCGGAAGCGGAGGTTTGGGCAATCAAGACATGGAACTGGAAAGGGGTGGGCTTGTGACCCAACGAGTCGACCGACTTCTCTTCAACGGAGAAAACAGAAGATCCTCGGCACCTTCTGGGCGTGGCGCGGAGCTTGTAAATGAAGAACTTATGAACATCATCCGGTCCGTCAAAGACAGTGTCACCCAGGGCGGTGGTTTAACTGCAGAGGTTAAAGCTCTAGTGCGCGAACTCAGGGGTGAGGTTCTTGGCATGGGGCGAGAACTAGGCAAGAGATTGGAGAAGGTCGGAAGTAAAGGAATTGAAGAGGCTGAGGCTCCTAGCAAAGACGAGGTTTCCAGAGTCATtgatgaaggcttggagcagaTGAAGGAACAGCTCAACAACGTCTTGCGAGAACATCGACGCCAGTCTGCCCAGACACAGTCTTCACAAAAGACGGTGGTTGATTATAAGGAAATCTACAATGCTATGCGAGCTGCGTTGCGTGATAACGAAGCCTCTACCGACGAGACACCCGACTTGAGCCGAGAAGACGTTATCGAGGCAGTCAGAGACGCTTGGGAAAATTACAAGCCTGAGATTGAAGTGCAACAGCTCGGTCTT from Metarhizium brunneum chromosome 2, complete sequence includes these protein-coding regions:
- the GGC1 gene encoding Mitochondrial GTP/GDP carrier protein 1, with translation MSPPTGNAGLEKESNLARLLGSGSAGIAELAIFHPVDTIAKRLMSNQTRVTGASQLNQVIFKDKASAPLGRKFISLFPGLGYAAGYKVLQRIYKYGGQPVARDYLAKHYGKDFESAFGKKTGKAIMHSTAGSLIGIGEIVLLPLDVLKIKRQTNPEAFKGRGVLKIVADEGFGLYRGWGWTAARNAPGSFALFGGSAFAKEYMFHLQDYNKATWFQNFVASIAGASASLVVSAPLDVIKTRIQNRNFDNPESGFRILANMARKEGFSSFFKGLVPKLLMTGPKLVFSFWLAQTLIPAFDVAFSKK
- the ucr-1 gene encoding Cytochrome b-c1 complex subunit 2, encoding MISRSSLAKSAQQAVRRPCSVQSLQRRGFAAAAATGAFETTDVSGLKVASRDAHGPTTKLAIVAKAGTRYQPLPGLTVGLEEFAFKNTQRRSALRITRESELLGGQLNASHTREALVLEASFLREDLPYFAELLAEVVSMTKYTTHEFHEDVERVLHLKQAALNANVAALALDNAHAVAFHNGLGASVYPSSLSPVQKYLNEEYIASYADVVYSKPNIAIVADGASTDALTNWVGQFFKDVPAKSLNGQTLKAEASKYHGGEQRTSHPGGNAMVIAFPGSDASGSKPEIAVLAALLGGQPTIKWSPGFSLLSKATAGTSGLSVSASNLAYSDAGLLTVQLSGTAASVRKGAEETAKALKSIADGTVSKEDITKAVANAKFDILEKAQLRSPSLLQAGSGLVNSGKASELAALAKGIDGVTADKLKTAAKSLLDGKATVSTVGDLFVLPYAEEIGLQV
- the RPC82 gene encoding DNA-directed RNA polymerase III subunit RPC3; the protein is MLVTKHAAELCALLVNDLFGELPSVGSSSTHFGFCGVVLVAGLTFLRFSQQRLLVALFTKGRCTLSQLVQHVSLGPRHLRNGLGVLIQQNLLYHYTDPDTGGTSYEANSDACYNLVRSGKILEVINSQYGTAERDLVQTLMQLGYARVADLTHAFTSRAPKTNGHTNGSHESSSGLIESKNHLNSALSRLIQAEILETVRPDSFRNPAEVYREIEADVTKTAPGEKASKNKIEQHMQIVERFKTFRDQSKALKRQLDQTSGPSTKRRRLQNGSRHSDPFDDDIELNPNVVVRVNHEKCLVELRNQRLADFAADMLGETTGHVYRSLLDLLTAKVSRCRADPLVGEENKGPQPSVTTLQIYENLSDEVKVLGGIGKAPKDKIDFDSAEKIRSGPYSYDSDSDEEDEPEVKAAPVPRGRLARAAAAAAAAAAASAKESEDEGSEDDIDVQGGHTHTNGDRSTKVKFEDGAIAKDSRLDQMRQHLLLLAESKHRFVRHCGTQGRGQWTVDFELLMDRLRESELDAYIEQSFGRHGLRLTRILREKGKLDEKMLPSAALMKKGDVQGKMLAMQMAGLVDVQEVPKDNSRLANRTLFFWFFDGERVQSQLLDDVYKGMLRCLQTLDVERHKERNILTFVERKDVKGKEEEVMTAEHYNKYNRHLEGQQKLLGQVMRLDDMVAVFRDY